In Quercus robur chromosome 10, dhQueRobu3.1, whole genome shotgun sequence, a genomic segment contains:
- the LOC126703811 gene encoding omega-3 fatty acid desaturase, chloroplastic-like encodes MQRQVELTDGVNGVGEKDDFNPSAQPPLKVKNPWRYLSYVIRDVFVVFALAAAAAYFTSWSFRPLYWAAQGTMFWAIFVLGHDCGHGIFSDNLILNSLVWHIFHSSVLVACHGWRISHRTHHLNYGSVENDKSWFPKFCKYGGNK; translated from the exons atgcagagaCAAGTTGAGCTTACTGATGGTGTTAATGGGGTTGGCGAAAAAGATGATTTCAACCCAAGTGCGCAGCCTCCATTAAAGGTCAAGAATCCATGGCGGTATCTGAGTTATGTTATCAGAGATGTCTTTGTGGTCTTTGCATTGGCAGCAGCTGCAGCCTACTTCACTAGTTGGTCTTTTCGGCCACTCTACTGGGCTGCTCAGGGGACCATGTTCTGGGCTATATTTGTTCTTGGACATGATTG CGGCCATGGAATCTTTTCCGACAACCTCATTCTAAATAGTTTGGTGTGGCATATCTTTCATTCTTCAGTTCTTGTAGCTTGCCATGGATG GAGAATTAGCCACAGAACTCACCACCTAAACTATGGGAGTGTAGAGAATGACAAGTCATGGTTCCCG AAATTCTGCAAGTATGGAGGAAATAAgtag